DNA sequence from the Myxosarcina sp. GI1 genome:
TAACACTACCACTCCCGTTCTGCCATTTCGTTTCCATGCCTCTAATGCCTCTTGCTGATGGAGATATGGTTCTAAATTGGTTTGGGAGTCGAGTTGCAGATTATAAAATTCACTGGCTTCGTCAACAAACTCTTTATTGTCTGCTTGTAAAGCTTCTACTAAGGGACGATAATAAATTGCAGGAATACGAAACTTTTCGACGCGATCGTCCCAAGTAGCAAAATCTAACCAGGCTTTACCTCTTGGAGGCGGATGTAATAGCAAAGTTCCTCTGTCAAATTGCAGTTTTGGAGCGCGGGGCATAGCAGCGAACAGTTTAATTGACTATTTATTATCAATATCATGATTAGGCACTAGGCACTAGGCTTTAGGAAAAAGACATTTAGCATTTAACACTGTTCATTGCTCATTGTTTTCAGCGTATATCTCGATACCAAATATTCCTAGAGATGACAATTCAAGTTAAGCTGAAATATAAGCAAACTATATTTGAGTAAAAAAATTATATTTTTATGATGCAACCGCGATTGTTAACAGTACTGTTAGTTTCGGGTTGGTTGTGGCTAGCAAGTTGGGCAATTGCTCCAGCAGCAGAAGCTCTAACCTCTATTAAGCTTTCCGATCTTTCCTACGAACCCTGTCCCGAAGCAATGCAGGCAGAAGGCAGCGTCAGCAGCGGTACCATGCAGCCAGTCAACTGCTTTTTAGTTAAAGGAAAAGCAAAAAATCCTTCTGGTAAAACCGTTGTCGATGCTGACGTATTTGGGTACATTTATGACGCGAACGAAAACCCTGCAATGGAAAACCGTGGCAGAATTGGCACTCTCGAACAAGTACCTCCTGGAACCAGCGATTTTTCCATTAGAATTGACGTTGCTGCCAACCAACCAACTCCTCTAAAACTAGAGCATTTTAAAGCTTCTGGTTTTGCTGGAAAAGTACGTCCTTACTATTATGATGATTTTGAATATTAGAAATATAATCCTGCGGTTTGCGTTAGTGGCACTAAGGATTGCTGAATGAATTGTAAAACCAAAAGTGCTAAAATCGCCGAAATATCAATGCCGCCTATAGGTGGGATAATCGAACGAAATATATTGAGATAGGGATCGGTTATAGGACTTAGGAAAGACATAATTTGCATTGCCCAAGATGCAGTTTGAAACCAGGAAAGCAAAATTCTGACGATTAGTAATACCCAATAAATTTGCAAAAACTGAATTAGGCTGGCAACTATTAGTTCCATAAATTAAATTTTCTCCGTTATATATAAAAACAATTGCAACTAGATTTTCGATTATCTATACCATATTTTAAAGTATAAGTTATTAGCAGCGAGCAGTGAATCAGTGCTAATAAGCAATCGACGTTGAGCTTTTTGTTTATCTTTGCTCCTACTTTCTATGTCCATTCTTAATTACACAATTTATAACTAACCCTCGAACGCTAGTTGCTTTCTGTTATCTGTCTTACTACTGTTAAAGCAGAATAGCTCACTCCTGCCGTACCTTCGCCAGGATGGGTAGAGTCTCCCACCAACCATAAATTTTTAATCGGAGTGCGGTTGGCAAAACCAAAAGGTCCAAAAGTAGATATTCTTTGTCCTACGCCGCCAACTATGCCTTTATCTCTAGAGGTGAATTTTTGAAAGGTGCGGGGGGTAGCTGCTTCAACGTGAATAATATTATCGTCAGTCAGAGCGAAATATGTTCCCAAACGAGCGATCGCTTCTTGGGTATACTGTTGTTTTAGTGTCTCGTAATTTTCCGAATGCCACCACAAATCGACATCGGTAAAGGTCGAAGCAATCAAAGTCGCGTAGCCTTCGGGGGCGCGTCCGTCTCCTGGCTTGCTAACCGAAACAAATAGCGAATTATTTTCGCCAATAACGCCTTCTTCATCGTAAAAAAACTGAAGATGAGGCGGGCAGTTTTGAGGAATAGCTTCGCGTTTGACACCCAAATAGATTACAAAAGCACCCGATGGTTGGGGTAATTTATCTACTCGGCGTTGAAAAATATTTAATAGTTTGTCTCTCCAACCGTAACCAGAAACATTTGTATCTATTAAAGATACTAAATTTTGAGCGGTAACGTTAGCAATTACTTGCTTTGCTGGTATAGTTTTAATTTCTCCTTGGCGATTGCGAACCGTTACTCCAGTTACTTTACCTGCTTGGGTGT
Encoded proteins:
- a CDS encoding YggT family protein, producing MELIVASLIQFLQIYWVLLIVRILLSWFQTASWAMQIMSFLSPITDPYLNIFRSIIPPIGGIDISAILALLVLQFIQQSLVPLTQTAGLYF